One Natator depressus isolate rNatDep1 chromosome 3, rNatDep2.hap1, whole genome shotgun sequence DNA segment encodes these proteins:
- the GLYATL3 gene encoding LOW QUALITY PROTEIN: glycine N-acyltransferase-like protein 3 (The sequence of the model RefSeq protein was modified relative to this genomic sequence to represent the inferred CDS: substituted 2 bases at 2 genomic stop codons) produces MDSNEAVYGAVLNINKGNPFSKEVVVDSWPDFKVVITRQQIEVDQSLFIFAYTGLQDGLYEASNTDLFRPTNNVKLSSFQMFILPDPDMLPNVRTQMDPALRLAYLDVSHTSLLNEIWSRGGNEQCQRYIANLIHCFPSICVLDDNGHLVSWSLTDQFATMIHSYTLPEHRRKGYSRLVATMLANKLHSXGFPVQGNVLEENIPAITLSKSMNSXFLPCQFFRLLHMPFWFLASPDL; encoded by the exons ATGGACAGCAACGAGGCA GTTTATGGAGCAGTGCTGAATATCAACAAAGGCAATCCCTTCAGTAAGGAAGTGGTGGTGGATTCGTGGCCGGATTTCAAAGTTGTCATCACCAGGCAGCAGATAGAGGtagatcaa tcaCTATTTATCTTTGCCTACACAGGGCTCCAGGATGGATTATATGAAGCATCCAACACTGACTTGTTTAGACCTACCAACAATGTGAAACTATCCTCTTTCCAGATGTTTATCCTCCCAGACCCTGACATGCTGCCAAACGTCAGAACTCA GATGGACCCTGCACTGAGACTGGCTTACCTTGATGTCTCTCATACCAGCCTGCTGAATGAAATCTGGTCACGGGGAGGCAACGAGCAATGCCAGAGGTACATTGCCAACCTCATTCACTGCTTCCCCAGCATCTGCGTGCTAGATGACAATGGACACCTTGTCTCCTGGAGTCTGACAGATCAGTTTGCCACCATGATTCACAGTTATACCCTTCCTGAGCACCGCAGGAAAGGTTATAGCCGTCTTGTTGCCACCATGTTAGCTAATAAGTTACATAGCTAGGGCTTTCCAGTTCAGGGTAACGTCCTGGAGGAGAACATACCAGCTATAACATTGTCCAAAAGCATGAACTCTTAGTTTCTGCCCTGCCAATTTTTCAGACTCCTCCACATGCCTTTCTGGTTTTTAGCCAGCCCTGACCTATAG